One window of Desulfovibrio sp. genomic DNA carries:
- a CDS encoding VCBS repeat-containing protein gives MIRVRVVFLAALAIILSASAAVAQVKSFAVLPFTVNGPDKFAYLSQGIQDMLVSRLTWQGKFQPLDKSAIDQKAKTAPKSDSDAKALLTALKADYVVYGSMTIAGDDASLDVKVMDSKGQVIPQTAQTKLNTIIPAMEGVAKDINSQVFKRPEAARDPKTGQPVEKINQMNPGFVVNQTAENQQVYLNPNFRYAGNSETPGSWRSQSLPYAATGMAVGDVDGDGKNEVVMISESEVYVYRWQDRQLALLAKIEGSTRVKNVRVSILKLGADKSGRIIVSSHFDRLPQSTIYRLEGNKLVAEAERQPWYLASVKLPPRFQAQLVGSKGERKALFTGGVYEMSYSGGKLTPGARLNLPSKCNPFNFAYLPEEAGYKLVFVDDSDHLNVVSGKNDVIAKTEELYAGSSMGIEHDSLLPPTATPNENHLWSYYYVPLPLVPVVLGKTPELLVSKNISIASQFFEHFRFFSQGEIHSLAWDGVGLNLKWKTRRIKGTIIGYEVGDLENQGSQSLIVCINTYPGPTGLKNRRTLVLAYPLDLNSAQQTGQFGNMEEVGN, from the coding sequence ATGATCCGCGTCCGCGTGGTGTTCCTGGCCGCACTGGCCATCATATTGTCAGCTTCGGCCGCAGTGGCCCAGGTGAAAAGCTTCGCCGTACTGCCTTTCACCGTCAACGGCCCAGACAAATTCGCCTATCTCTCCCAGGGCATCCAGGACATGCTGGTGTCGCGCCTGACATGGCAGGGCAAGTTCCAGCCCCTGGATAAATCCGCGATCGACCAGAAAGCAAAGACCGCTCCGAAATCCGATTCCGACGCCAAGGCCCTTTTGACGGCCCTGAAGGCCGATTATGTGGTCTACGGTTCCATGACCATCGCCGGAGACGACGCCAGCCTTGATGTGAAGGTGATGGATTCCAAGGGCCAAGTCATCCCCCAAACCGCTCAGACCAAGTTGAACACCATCATCCCGGCCATGGAAGGCGTGGCCAAGGATATCAACTCCCAGGTGTTCAAGCGCCCCGAGGCTGCCCGCGATCCCAAGACCGGTCAGCCTGTGGAGAAGATCAACCAGATGAACCCCGGCTTCGTGGTCAACCAGACCGCAGAGAACCAGCAGGTCTATCTGAACCCGAACTTCCGGTACGCGGGCAACAGCGAGACCCCCGGATCCTGGCGTAGCCAGAGCCTGCCCTACGCCGCCACCGGCATGGCCGTGGGCGATGTGGATGGCGACGGCAAGAACGAAGTGGTGATGATCTCGGAATCCGAAGTATACGTCTATCGCTGGCAGGACCGCCAGCTCGCTCTTTTGGCCAAGATTGAAGGTTCCACCCGAGTGAAGAACGTCCGCGTCTCCATCTTGAAGCTTGGAGCTGACAAGAGCGGCCGCATCATCGTCTCTTCCCACTTCGACAGGCTTCCCCAGTCCACCATCTACCGTCTGGAAGGCAACAAGCTGGTTGCGGAAGCCGAACGCCAACCTTGGTACCTTGCCTCTGTGAAGCTCCCCCCCCGTTTCCAGGCCCAGTTGGTCGGCTCCAAGGGAGAGCGCAAGGCGCTCTTCACCGGCGGAGTGTATGAGATGAGCTACTCGGGCGGCAAGCTTACCCCTGGTGCCAGACTGAACTTGCCCTCCAAGTGCAATCCCTTCAACTTCGCTTATTTGCCCGAGGAAGCCGGCTACAAGCTGGTGTTCGTCGACGACAGCGACCACTTGAACGTTGTCTCCGGCAAGAACGACGTGATCGCCAAGACCGAGGAGCTGTACGCCGGGTCCAGCATGGGCATCGAACACGATTCCCTGCTGCCCCCCACGGCCACGCCCAACGAAAACCATCTTTGGTCCTACTACTATGTGCCTCTGCCGCTGGTGCCCGTGGTCCTCGGCAAGACTCCTGAACTTCTGGTGAGCAAGAACATCTCCATTGCCTCCCAGTTCTTCGAGCACTTCCGCTTCTTCTCCCAGGGCGAAATCCACTCCCTGGCCTGGGACGGCGTGGGCCTCAACCTGAAATGGAAGACCAGGCGCATCAAGGGCACCATCATCGGCTACGAGGTGGGCGACCTGGAGAACCAGGGTTCCCAGAGCCTTATCGTGTGCATCAACACTTACCCGGGACCCACGGGCCTCAAAAACCGTCGCACCCTGGTGTTGGCCTACCCTCTTGACCTGAACTCCGCTCAGCAGACCGGTCAGTTCGGCAACATGGAGGAGGTGGGCAACTAG
- a CDS encoding RsmB/NOP family class I SAM-dependent RNA methyltransferase — protein MARSFRLVCAASEVPLVGALLTAQGFAFEPEPFSPWCFRLVAEPFPLGASLAASFGLLYIQDRSSMLPPLALAPGEGAAVLDMCASPGGKTSFLAQLTGRSGYVLGNEPSADRLATLRQNMARMNLPQAVTSGAKGQDLDLPDSSFGCILLDPPCSGWGTVEKNPQVLSLWRPDKVEPLVTLQRELLTKANRLLAPGGSLLYSTCTTNRDENEEQVAWAAAELGLSISPLPLFEGFSFHEPLLLAAQGTLRVDGEGSQAQGFYLALLVKPESAGGPVEEKSNSHPIAFGQVNPTDLATAGSRGEGGRKSRSDSVPGNSGRAQRRKRQARKVRNAESSGDISGDLPAEALSDESLAWGNLPPGFFELFKDEMCFIPARGEGLLPLRRKGQRVGSLKGGVFRPWARARLLLQRPGIGPELNVDETEPLLALLEGRSIQTDVKSVRMGLYFRGLPLGFLTVKGGRALWSDR, from the coding sequence GTGGCACGATCCTTCCGTCTTGTCTGCGCAGCTTCTGAAGTGCCTCTGGTGGGGGCTCTGCTCACGGCTCAGGGGTTTGCCTTCGAGCCCGAGCCCTTCAGCCCGTGGTGTTTCAGGCTCGTGGCCGAGCCTTTCCCATTAGGCGCGTCCCTGGCCGCCAGTTTCGGCCTCCTCTACATTCAAGACCGTTCTTCCATGCTCCCCCCGCTTGCCCTGGCCCCTGGGGAAGGGGCAGCTGTCCTGGATATGTGCGCAAGCCCCGGGGGGAAGACTTCTTTTCTTGCCCAACTGACCGGCCGCTCCGGCTACGTGCTGGGCAACGAGCCCAGTGCCGACAGGCTGGCCACTCTTCGCCAGAACATGGCCCGCATGAACCTTCCCCAGGCAGTCACCTCCGGGGCCAAGGGCCAAGACCTGGACTTGCCCGACTCTTCGTTCGGCTGTATTCTTTTAGATCCTCCATGCAGCGGCTGGGGCACTGTGGAAAAAAATCCTCAAGTGCTCTCGCTCTGGCGCCCGGACAAGGTTGAACCGCTTGTTACCCTGCAACGCGAGCTTTTGACCAAGGCGAACAGGTTGTTGGCCCCAGGAGGGAGCCTTCTGTATTCCACCTGCACCACCAACCGGGACGAAAACGAAGAACAGGTTGCCTGGGCTGCGGCAGAGCTTGGGCTTTCAATATCGCCCTTGCCTCTGTTCGAGGGATTCAGCTTTCATGAACCGCTGCTCTTAGCCGCTCAGGGGACGTTGCGTGTGGACGGGGAGGGGTCGCAGGCCCAGGGATTCTACCTCGCTCTTCTCGTCAAACCAGAGTCAGCTGGTGGACCCGTGGAAGAAAAAAGTAATTCTCATCCCATTGCATTCGGCCAGGTGAACCCGACGGATTTGGCCACAGCCGGTTCGCGCGGGGAGGGGGGCAGGAAAAGCCGATCCGACTCTGTCCCAGGCAATTCGGGCCGGGCGCAACGCAGGAAGAGGCAGGCGCGAAAAGTGAGAAATGCAGAATCCTCAGGCGATATATCTGGAGATCTTCCGGCTGAGGCATTGAGCGATGAGAGCCTGGCCTGGGGGAACCTCCCTCCCGGTTTTTTTGAATTGTTTAAAGATGAGATGTGCTTCATACCCGCCCGGGGCGAGGGGTTGTTGCCTCTGCGCCGCAAGGGCCAGCGAGTGGGTTCGCTGAAGGGTGGGGTTTTCAGACCGTGGGCCAGGGCCAGGCTCTTGCTGCAAAGGCCCGGCATTGGACCGGAACTGAACGTGGATGAAACCGAGCCACTCTTGGCTCTCTTGGAGGGCCGGAGCATTCAGACGGATGTGAAATCCGTTCGGATGGGGCTTTATTTTCGGGGACTCCCCCTGGGATTTTTGACCGTCAAAGGGGGACGGGCCCTCTGGTCCGACAGGTGA
- a CDS encoding fructose-bisphosphate aldolase: protein MTGIFRRLGRLFDPVSGRAVILPLDHGVGEGMLPGLEAVGRLLGMLDGRNVQGVVLNKGPARAHGAVLPLNVSVIVQLSGGTKHALPPYGRTVVCSVSEALRLGADAVSLQINVGNDQEDRMLADFGAMADDAHQAGLPVLAIIQPRGGHIVNELDSSLISHCIRLGSELGADLTGVPYSGDPESFAEAVESSDAPVLVTGGPGRGDYPRFLSAMEEALKCGAAGLCVGRNIFQSQDPGEALDQIIALVHSEQPEQQGQPEQSE, encoded by the coding sequence ATGACCGGTATTTTCCGCCGACTCGGACGCCTCTTCGACCCCGTGAGCGGTCGTGCAGTGATTCTGCCTTTGGACCACGGAGTCGGCGAGGGAATGCTGCCGGGGCTTGAAGCGGTGGGACGCCTGCTCGGGATGCTCGATGGGCGAAACGTACAGGGCGTGGTGTTGAACAAGGGCCCGGCCAGGGCTCACGGTGCCGTTCTCCCCCTGAACGTGAGCGTGATCGTGCAGCTCTCCGGCGGAACCAAGCACGCCTTGCCTCCCTACGGTCGCACGGTGGTCTGCTCCGTGAGCGAAGCCCTGCGGCTGGGGGCCGACGCGGTGAGCCTGCAGATTAACGTGGGCAATGATCAAGAGGACAGGATGCTCGCGGATTTCGGGGCCATGGCGGACGATGCCCACCAGGCTGGCCTGCCGGTACTGGCCATCATCCAGCCCAGGGGCGGGCATATAGTCAATGAGCTGGATTCGAGTCTCATTTCACACTGCATCCGTCTTGGCTCGGAACTTGGGGCGGACCTGACCGGAGTGCCATACAGTGGAGACCCGGAGAGCTTCGCCGAGGCGGTTGAATCTTCGGATGCGCCGGTACTGGTCACGGGTGGCCCGGGCCGGGGTGATTACCCCCGCTTCCTCTCAGCCATGGAGGAAGCCCTCAAGTGCGGTGCCGCCGGGTTGTGCGTCGGGCGAAATATCTTCCAGAGCCAGGACCCGGGCGAGGCCCTGGACCAGATCATCGCCTTGGTCCACTCCGAGCAGCCCGAACAGCAGGGACAACCGGAACAGTCCGAATAG
- the thpR gene encoding RNA 2',3'-cyclic phosphodiesterase gives MELARLFVGLPLPENYQRGLERLVQSLKPVVPGSCSWTRPGNWHITLAFLGDIPLARAPELSAVLAGISWNAFSFMAGGGGFFPSAKRPRVVWVGAAEGGDRCRELASSVAGALVSLGLTLDEKPFSAHLTVGRIKSSRPGADWQKVSVLLESAQWPVVKMDRFVLWRSFLGGDKGRGGAAAGPPGPRYVPLGEYGASG, from the coding sequence ATGGAGCTGGCACGCCTGTTCGTGGGACTTCCCCTGCCCGAAAACTACCAGCGCGGATTGGAGCGACTCGTCCAATCTCTCAAGCCCGTTGTGCCAGGTTCATGTTCCTGGACCAGGCCCGGCAATTGGCACATCACGCTCGCCTTTTTGGGAGACATTCCCCTTGCACGCGCGCCAGAGCTCAGTGCCGTTCTGGCTGGTATTTCATGGAACGCCTTTTCCTTCATGGCTGGCGGGGGAGGGTTCTTTCCTTCAGCCAAGCGTCCACGGGTGGTGTGGGTGGGGGCAGCCGAAGGGGGAGACCGTTGCCGGGAGCTGGCTTCGTCCGTAGCTGGCGCTCTTGTCAGCCTGGGGCTCACATTGGATGAAAAACCATTCTCCGCGCATTTGACCGTGGGCCGAATAAAGTCCTCTCGGCCTGGTGCTGATTGGCAAAAAGTATCGGTTCTGCTCGAATCCGCACAATGGCCCGTCGTGAAGATGGATCGTTTCGTGCTTTGGCGATCGTTTCTTGGAGGAGATAAAGGAAGGGGCGGTGCGGCGGCAGGGCCGCCGGGGCCCCGTTACGTCCCTCTCGGGGAGTACGGAGCCTCCGGCTGA
- a CDS encoding universal stress protein — protein MAEFKKILCAVDFSDHSPKLADYAKSLAKCTGAKLLCVYVAPSLSQYVGFHVPPSSIESFVGEIVAGADTSMQSYLDAHFQGVETQGKVLVGYPAEEILNLAEDENADLIIMGTHGRTGIDRILFGSVAEKIVKSSKCPVLTIRPEPHGEDKD, from the coding sequence ATGGCCGAGTTCAAGAAGATTCTCTGCGCGGTGGATTTTTCCGATCACAGCCCCAAGCTGGCCGATTACGCCAAAAGCCTTGCCAAGTGTACAGGGGCAAAACTCTTGTGCGTGTATGTGGCGCCATCTCTTTCACAGTATGTGGGGTTCCACGTGCCGCCGAGTTCCATCGAGTCCTTTGTGGGCGAGATCGTCGCGGGCGCGGACACCAGCATGCAATCCTACCTGGATGCGCATTTTCAGGGAGTGGAAACCCAGGGCAAGGTGCTCGTGGGCTATCCAGCAGAAGAGATTCTCAACCTGGCGGAGGACGAAAACGCTGATCTTATCATCATGGGCACCCATGGGCGTACCGGTATCGACCGCATTCTCTTCGGCTCAGTGGCTGAAAAGATAGTCAAGAGTTCCAAGTGCCCGGTGTTGACCATTCGCCCCGAGCCGCACGGCGAGGATAAGGACTAA
- the hisC gene encoding histidinol-phosphate transaminase, producing the protein MNPQDTLRPEILEFTPYSPGLSIDEIKERYKLPSVIKLASNENPLGASPLVQRVLARRAEVVFRYPQSGNPKLTQAIADFHGVSSKCVVPGNGSDEIIDLLLRVKARPGIDNVVAFDPCFSIYRLQAKLCGVEIRQARLSPDFRFPFEDLLGLCDEYTALVFVTNPDNPSGHAVKAAELAYLAKALPPQALLVVDEAYVEFADPEEEYSVMGRLGSLENVVVLRTFSKLYGLAGLRLGFGVMPEWLADLVMRVRLPFSVNLLAEAAGMAALEDRHFRQATLETVRKGRAWLSGELERLGCDVRPSQANFILFTPPMGAKAVFEALLAKGIIIRPLASYGLPECLRVSIGSESENQSFVQALEAILGAHG; encoded by the coding sequence ATGAATCCACAGGATACGTTACGACCTGAGATACTGGAATTCACACCATATTCTCCGGGCCTCTCCATTGACGAGATAAAGGAGCGTTACAAGCTTCCAAGCGTGATCAAGCTGGCCAGCAACGAGAATCCCCTCGGGGCTTCCCCGCTTGTCCAGCGCGTGCTGGCCCGCCGGGCCGAGGTGGTTTTTCGGTATCCCCAGTCCGGTAATCCCAAGCTGACCCAGGCCATTGCCGACTTCCACGGCGTTTCCTCCAAATGCGTGGTGCCGGGCAACGGCTCGGACGAGATCATCGACCTGTTGCTCCGGGTGAAAGCCAGGCCGGGAATTGACAATGTGGTTGCCTTTGACCCGTGTTTCAGCATCTACCGCCTCCAGGCAAAACTCTGCGGCGTGGAGATTCGCCAAGCCAGGCTCTCACCGGATTTCAGGTTTCCTTTCGAGGACCTGCTTGGCTTGTGCGATGAATACACCGCCCTGGTGTTTGTCACCAACCCGGACAATCCTTCGGGGCATGCGGTGAAGGCGGCGGAGCTGGCGTATCTGGCCAAGGCATTGCCGCCCCAAGCGCTCCTTGTGGTTGACGAGGCCTATGTGGAATTCGCCGACCCTGAGGAAGAATACTCGGTTATGGGTCGGCTGGGCAGTTTGGAGAACGTCGTTGTCCTGCGGACCTTCTCCAAGCTTTACGGCTTGGCGGGGCTTCGGCTTGGCTTCGGCGTCATGCCGGAGTGGCTGGCGGATCTGGTCATGAGAGTGCGCCTGCCGTTTAGCGTGAACCTGCTCGCGGAGGCTGCGGGCATGGCCGCGCTTGAGGACCGCCACTTCCGTCAGGCCACCCTGGAAACTGTGCGCAAGGGAAGGGCTTGGCTTTCCGGGGAGCTTGAGCGCCTTGGGTGCGACGTGCGCCCCTCCCAGGCAAACTTCATCCTGTTCACGCCCCCCATGGGGGCCAAGGCAGTGTTCGAAGCGCTCCTGGCCAAAGGAATCATCATTCGTCCGCTTGCCAGCTACGGGCTGCCAGAATGTCTGCGGGTGAGTATCGGGAGCGAGTCGGAAAATCAGTCTTTTGTGCAGGCTCTTGAAGCAATCCTCGGCGCCCATGGCTGA
- a CDS encoding (d)CMP kinase, with amino-acid sequence MAEKLIITIDGPAGVGKTTLARKVAQAMGIAYLDTGAMFRTTALKLGDKAWGLSAAELKSRMSGLSFELAGSGTSSVLLCDGRPVGDEVRTEQVGMWASNMAARPEVRDFQKAAQRAIGERTSLVAEGRDMGTVVFPGASRKFFLDADPAIRAERRAEQLRAMGQDADVLAIEESIRARDHQDRNRAVAPLIPAEDAVVIDTSQMNLEQVFQRIMDDLKES; translated from the coding sequence ATGGCTGAGAAGCTGATCATAACCATCGACGGCCCGGCCGGGGTTGGCAAGACTACCCTGGCCAGGAAAGTGGCCCAGGCCATGGGCATCGCCTATTTGGATACCGGGGCCATGTTCAGGACCACCGCGCTTAAGCTCGGCGATAAGGCATGGGGACTCTCAGCCGCGGAACTTAAGTCGCGGATGAGCGGCTTGAGCTTTGAGCTTGCGGGGAGTGGGACAAGTTCGGTTCTCTTGTGCGACGGGCGTCCGGTGGGGGATGAGGTGCGTACCGAGCAGGTTGGCATGTGGGCCTCCAACATGGCCGCCCGGCCGGAGGTCCGCGATTTCCAGAAGGCCGCGCAGCGTGCCATCGGCGAGCGGACGTCGCTCGTGGCCGAGGGGAGGGACATGGGCACCGTGGTCTTCCCTGGAGCCAGCCGCAAATTCTTTCTGGACGCCGATCCGGCCATCAGGGCCGAGCGAAGGGCGGAACAGTTGCGGGCAATGGGGCAGGATGCTGATGTCTTGGCCATTGAAGAATCCATCCGAGCCCGCGACCATCAAGACAGAAACCGCGCCGTCGCCCCTCTTATTCCGGCCGAAGATGCGGTGGTCATCGACACGTCGCAGATGAACTTGGAGCAGGTCTTTCAGCGGATCATGGATGACTTGAAAGAGTCATAG
- a CDS encoding alpha/beta hydrolase, protein MSYSRVTLKDQTSLSVYDSRQGARTILFLHGNSCDHTFLAPQIEYFSARFRVIAPDLRGHGASDKPDCAYTFARLSDDIAEMAEQMGLSPMNVVGHSMGGGVALELSHRHPALVLTLACLDSTVLTPPGRPSRIHSLLEGLKSEAWQGYFLRYFEAAFEPTDDPDRKQAILRRMLGTPQHVVVSLFEQWRIADGAAAAQACRTPFLYVSSTKPRTDTVLLRELCPQLITGQVVGSGHFMTLEVPGQVNAMLERFLEINPL, encoded by the coding sequence ATGAGTTATTCTCGAGTCACGCTAAAAGACCAGACCAGCCTCTCGGTGTACGACTCCCGTCAAGGCGCCCGGACCATCCTGTTCCTCCATGGCAACAGCTGCGACCATACCTTCCTTGCCCCGCAGATCGAGTATTTTTCCGCGCGCTTCAGAGTCATTGCCCCTGACCTGCGCGGGCACGGCGCCAGCGACAAACCCGACTGCGCGTACACGTTCGCCCGTTTGTCCGACGACATCGCCGAAATGGCCGAACAGATGGGGCTTTCTCCCATGAACGTCGTCGGGCACAGCATGGGAGGGGGCGTTGCCCTCGAACTCTCCCACCGTCACCCGGCACTGGTCCTGACCCTGGCCTGCCTGGACTCCACGGTTCTTACCCCGCCCGGACGGCCAAGCCGCATCCACTCACTTCTGGAAGGTCTTAAGTCCGAAGCGTGGCAGGGATATTTCCTCCGCTACTTCGAGGCGGCATTCGAACCCACGGACGACCCCGACCGCAAACAAGCCATCCTCCGAAGGATGCTCGGCACTCCGCAGCATGTGGTGGTCAGCCTGTTCGAACAATGGCGAATCGCGGACGGAGCAGCGGCCGCACAGGCCTGCCGTACCCCTTTTCTGTACGTGAGCTCGACGAAGCCCAGGACGGACACGGTCCTGTTGCGTGAGCTGTGTCCCCAGTTGATAACAGGACAAGTGGTGGGATCGGGCCACTTCATGACGCTTGAAGTGCCAGGTCAGGTGAACGCGATGCTCGAGAGGTTCCTGGAGATAAATCCTCTATGA
- a CDS encoding 3'-5' exonuclease domain-containing protein 2 produces MAETTDQALHALKLLKGNPVLGFDTETRPTFKRGVRYSPSLVQLAGDNVVVLVRSGGFGAWEALAEVIGDVSVVKAGVAVRDDLNALGRIGPVEPKGFEDIGEWARKFGWPVTGLRNLAASLLGVRVSKKARLTNWEVKILSEAQICYAATDAWVSRELYLAMRALNIKPKKKDSPSRALPGDRPCPD; encoded by the coding sequence GTGGCCGAAACAACTGACCAGGCCCTGCACGCATTGAAACTGCTGAAAGGAAACCCGGTGCTCGGGTTTGACACGGAAACCCGCCCGACCTTCAAGCGTGGCGTCAGATATTCACCATCTCTCGTCCAGCTTGCCGGGGACAACGTGGTGGTACTTGTTCGCTCCGGCGGTTTCGGTGCCTGGGAGGCCTTGGCCGAAGTCATTGGGGACGTTTCCGTGGTCAAGGCCGGCGTGGCTGTTCGCGACGACCTCAATGCGCTTGGCAGGATAGGGCCTGTGGAGCCGAAGGGGTTCGAAGACATAGGCGAGTGGGCCAGAAAGTTCGGCTGGCCCGTGACGGGACTGCGCAATCTCGCGGCGTCTCTTCTGGGAGTGCGCGTTTCAAAAAAAGCCCGCCTCACCAACTGGGAGGTTAAAATTCTTTCCGAGGCGCAGATTTGCTACGCCGCAACTGACGCCTGGGTAAGCCGGGAACTCTACCTGGCCATGCGCGCACTCAATATAAAACCAAAAAAAAAGGATTCGCCCTCACGCGCCCTGCCGGGTGACCGGCCCTGCCCTGATTAA
- a CDS encoding MBOAT family protein — MVFSSASFLFYFLPLVLLLYYVAAPTLGLRNLVLLVASFIFYAWGEGIYTVVMAISIMANYFFGLWVHRAHENSSAKLQIGLAIAFNITLLVIFKYTNFIVDNLNLYVADPLGLARMEIGKIHLPIGVSFFTFHCISYLMDIYRKQTPPNTSLPQLSLYIALFPQLVAGPIIRYKDIADQLSKRTVGVERFAYGVNRFVSGLGKKVLIANVVALPADKIFSIPSDQLTTPVAWLGVICYTLQIYFDFSGYSDMAIGLGHMFGFKFMENFNYPYISRSIREFWRRWHISLSTWYRDYLYIPLGGNRCSNARVTFNLILVFFLCGLWHGASWSFIVWGLYHGAFLGLERTRFGKWIDTTWRPVSHVYTILVFMVGWVFFRAESLGQAEAFLKAMAGISLGSGKEWHVNLFLNPKVIMMLGLGVIGSLPIIPWIRDWRHRQLERSPSLAVGPGIDALVGLVATPIILILSCMSLASGTHNPFIYFQF, encoded by the coding sequence ATGGTTTTCAGTTCAGCGTCCTTTCTCTTCTATTTCCTCCCCCTGGTGCTTCTGCTCTACTACGTGGCTGCGCCGACCCTGGGACTTCGCAATCTTGTCCTGCTGGTTGCCAGCTTTATCTTCTACGCCTGGGGAGAGGGGATATACACCGTGGTCATGGCCATATCCATCATGGCCAACTACTTTTTCGGCCTCTGGGTGCACCGGGCCCATGAAAACTCCTCGGCCAAACTCCAGATAGGCCTTGCCATCGCATTCAACATAACCTTGCTGGTAATTTTCAAGTACACCAACTTCATCGTCGACAACTTGAATCTCTACGTGGCCGACCCTCTCGGCCTCGCCCGGATGGAGATCGGCAAGATCCATCTGCCCATCGGCGTGTCCTTCTTCACGTTCCACTGCATATCCTACCTGATGGACATCTACCGGAAGCAGACCCCTCCGAACACTTCTCTGCCGCAGCTATCCCTCTACATAGCCCTTTTCCCCCAGCTCGTGGCCGGCCCCATCATCCGCTACAAGGACATCGCCGACCAGCTCAGCAAGCGGACCGTTGGCGTGGAACGCTTCGCATACGGGGTCAACCGCTTCGTGAGCGGACTCGGCAAGAAAGTACTGATCGCCAACGTGGTTGCTCTTCCGGCGGACAAGATTTTCAGCATACCCTCGGACCAGCTCACCACGCCGGTGGCCTGGCTGGGCGTGATCTGCTACACCCTGCAAATCTATTTCGATTTCTCCGGATACTCGGACATGGCCATAGGCCTGGGCCACATGTTCGGATTCAAATTCATGGAGAACTTCAACTACCCCTATATTTCCCGGAGCATCCGCGAGTTCTGGCGCCGCTGGCACATCTCTCTTTCAACCTGGTACCGCGACTACCTCTATATTCCGCTGGGCGGCAACCGCTGCTCCAACGCCAGGGTGACCTTCAACCTCATTCTCGTATTTTTCTTGTGCGGCCTCTGGCACGGCGCAAGCTGGAGCTTCATCGTCTGGGGCCTGTACCACGGAGCATTCCTGGGTCTTGAGCGCACGCGCTTCGGCAAATGGATAGACACCACCTGGCGCCCGGTATCACACGTCTACACCATCCTGGTGTTCATGGTTGGCTGGGTGTTCTTCCGGGCGGAGAGCCTTGGACAGGCCGAGGCATTCCTCAAGGCCATGGCCGGGATCAGCCTGGGCAGCGGCAAGGAATGGCACGTAAACCTGTTCCTCAACCCCAAGGTAATTATGATGCTTGGCCTGGGAGTGATCGGTTCGCTTCCAATCATCCCCTGGATACGCGACTGGAGGCATCGTCAATTGGAACGGTCACCCAGCCTGGCCGTTGGCCCCGGCATCGACGCGCTGGTCGGCCTGGTGGCCACCCCGATCATTCTCATCCTCTCCTGCATGTCTCTGGCGAGCGGCACGCACAATCCCTTCATCTACTTCCAGTTCTAA
- the mazG gene encoding nucleoside triphosphate pyrophosphohydrolase produces the protein MADTSGESLAKLRQVVATLLGPGGCPWDRKQTPDTLCDYVIEEAFELVEAIRAGDTPAAMEELGDVMFLLCFIAKLYEEKGSFTLGDSLDSITAKMIRRHPHVFEGLKVENQDQLLKNWERIKREEKDNKEGIFESLPKGLPALLKAYRFNSKAARHHFTWESDQDQTAQLAAEWDELQEAKASGDLARVESEFGDYLFSLVEYGRRLGVKANAALEGANAKFLARFNAMEELARTRGLDTSKFKLTDWDGLWNEVKAGEK, from the coding sequence ATGGCCGACACTTCCGGCGAATCCCTGGCCAAACTGCGCCAGGTGGTCGCCACACTTCTTGGCCCCGGCGGCTGCCCCTGGGACCGCAAGCAGACCCCGGACACCCTGTGCGACTACGTCATCGAAGAAGCATTCGAACTGGTGGAGGCCATCCGCGCCGGTGATACGCCGGCCGCCATGGAGGAACTGGGGGACGTGATGTTTCTCCTGTGCTTCATCGCCAAGCTCTATGAAGAGAAAGGCTCATTCACTCTGGGCGATTCCCTGGACTCCATCACCGCCAAGATGATCCGGCGCCACCCCCACGTGTTCGAGGGGCTCAAGGTGGAGAACCAGGACCAACTTCTCAAGAACTGGGAGCGCATCAAGCGCGAAGAGAAGGACAACAAAGAGGGAATATTCGAGTCCCTGCCCAAGGGCCTGCCCGCCCTGCTCAAGGCCTACCGGTTCAACTCCAAGGCGGCCAGGCACCATTTCACCTGGGAGTCCGACCAGGACCAGACCGCCCAGCTTGCCGCGGAATGGGACGAGTTGCAGGAAGCCAAAGCCTCCGGAGACCTGGCCAGGGTGGAATCTGAATTCGGGGATTATCTCTTCAGCCTGGTGGAATACGGCCGCAGGCTCGGAGTAAAGGCCAACGCTGCCTTGGAAGGAGCGAACGCCAAGTTCCTGGCCCGGTTCAACGCCATGGAGGAGTTGGCCCGAACCCGGGGCCTGGACACCTCGAAATTCAAGCTTACTGATTGGGACGGACTCTGGAACGAGGTGAAGGCCGGGGAAAAATAA